One Chryseobacterium wanjuense genomic region harbors:
- a CDS encoding L-ribulose-5-phosphate 4-epimerase has product MSIYKELQRECYEANMQLDALKLVVYTFGNVSAVDREKGIFAIKPSGVPYEILKPEDIVILDYDANVVEGKLRPSSDTKTHAYLYQNWENIGGISHTHAIYSVAWAQAQMDIPIFGTTHADHLTTDIPCAPPMRDDLIEGNYEYNTGIQILDCFKEKKLSYEEVEMVLIGNHGPFTWGKNADKAVYNSKVLETIAEMAYRTRQINPDAPRLKDSLIKKHYERKHGKNAYYGQ; this is encoded by the coding sequence ATGAGCATCTATAAAGAACTTCAAAGAGAATGTTACGAAGCCAATATGCAGCTGGACGCATTGAAGCTTGTCGTTTACACCTTCGGAAACGTGAGTGCTGTCGACCGTGAAAAAGGAATCTTTGCTATCAAACCAAGCGGGGTTCCTTACGAGATCCTGAAACCTGAAGACATAGTCATTCTGGATTACGATGCCAATGTGGTAGAAGGAAAATTAAGACCGTCTTCCGATACCAAAACCCACGCTTACCTCTACCAAAACTGGGAAAACATTGGCGGAATTTCTCATACACACGCGATCTATTCCGTTGCCTGGGCGCAGGCTCAGATGGATATTCCGATTTTCGGAACCACACATGCAGATCATTTAACGACAGATATTCCCTGTGCACCTCCAATGCGCGACGATTTAATCGAAGGAAATTACGAATACAATACTGGAATCCAGATTCTAGATTGCTTCAAAGAAAAAAAACTGTCTTACGAAGAAGTTGAAATGGTACTTATCGGAAACCACGGACCGTTTACCTGGGGTAAAAATGCTGATAAAGCAGTCTACAACAGCAAAGTTCTGGAAACCATTGCTGAAATGGCGTATCGAACAAGACAGATCAATCCTGATGCACCACGCCTGAAAGACTCTCTCATCAAAAAACATTATGAACGCAAACACGGCAAAAATGCCTACTACGGACAGTAA